In Deltaproteobacteria bacterium, the genomic stretch AAGCATCATCATTAAAACCATTGCCAACATAATGATTCTCTTCATCGCCCCCTCCTTTCGAAAATTATTAAATTCACGATTGTTTATTACTAACCTTCTCCTACTTATCCCCCTCCTTTTTCACCTCCTTAAAAATGACAAGAACTCGCTTTTGGGTGAGATGACCAGGATCATTAAAATGTAATAGCAAATGGCCTGCCAATAACCGAAGGAAAATCAGAAGTTTTGATTCATCCTTCGTTGCACCGGCCATCAGCCCGGCGTGGCAGTCTCCTGCTATTTCACGGTATATCCGCGGCCATCGAGGCAGGCACCAATCGCACGCTGATAGTCCGCGCGCTTCTGGCTCATTTGAGCGGCGGGCACACCAGCAGGCGGCTGAATCGGATCGTGGCCCGTCTGGCTCACAGCCCAGCGGTGGCACTCGTAACGATCAGTTGCCTGTTTCTGTTCGCTCTGGCCTTGGCGGGGATAGATGAACAAAACGATGACGAAGCGCGATCCCTGCGGGCGGTACCAGATACCTCCGTGGAAGTAGTATCGTGCATCGCCGTAATACGCCATCCGGTGGCCGCTTGGCAGCGCTTCAATGAACTGACCGCGAGACGGGTAGGAACGGTTATGGCCATAATGCGAATCCATGAATGCGTGATGGCGGAAACCGCGTTCGTCCGCGCGCGCCACCTGCGTAAACCCGAACAACATAATTCCTGACAACACGGCCAACAGAACGCCGAGCGCAAAGTACCAACTCTTATTGTGAAGATATGACATGGTTATGGCCTCCTTAAAATCAAATACAGATTCTCGGTTTTCCTCACTTTACGGTATACCCGCGGCCTTCGAGGCAAGCAGACATCGCACGCCGGAAGTTGAGTGCCCGTCCTTCATATTGAGCGTCAAGTGCCCGATCGCGGTTGGGATAGGCTTCCTCCAACTGCCGGGCAGTCTGCTGCCTTGACGAATCCGACGCTGCGCCGGCAATCGCCCCCCCTGCTGCACCAATCAATGCACCTCCCGCAGCGTGTCTCGGTCCGGCAATCAATGCGCCCAGCACCGCACCGGTGATAGCCAGAACGGTGGTATCATGCCCGGGTGGAGGCATCGGCACCACCCGGACGCGCTGCACAGGCGGGATAGACGACTGACTTGGATCGAAGCCGGTCTGTTGCATCGCCCAGTTGTAACATTCATAGTGGTCACGTGACTGTTGTTCGGTTGTCTGGCCGGCTTTCGGATAAAAATAGACCTGAGTAATAGGAGCCCTTGGACTTCCACCGGTATCTCCGGGCATGGGTCGTGAAACCTCTCGATACGACGCAGGATAACATCCGGCCAACGCAAAGACTGTCAAGAGAAGGAAAAGCCGAAGACCAGCTCTTGATGCCCGCATTTCCGGTACATGTTTGTCCGTCAACGCCTTACTCATTAACATCACCATTAACATCATCATTTACATTCTCCTTCGTAGCGGAACGCCACAAAAACAAAAACCATCGACACAAAGAGGAGGGCTAC encodes the following:
- a CDS encoding glycine zipper family protein — encoded protein: MMMLMVMLMSKALTDKHVPEMRASRAGLRLFLLLTVFALAGCYPASYREVSRPMPGDTGGSPRAPITQVYFYPKAGQTTEQQSRDHYECYNWAMQQTGFDPSQSSIPPVQRVRVVPMPPPGHDTTVLAITGAVLGALIAGPRHAAGGALIGAAGGAIAGAASDSSRQQTARQLEEAYPNRDRALDAQYEGRALNFRRAMSACLEGRGYTVK